In the Rhinoderma darwinii isolate aRhiDar2 chromosome 13, aRhiDar2.hap1, whole genome shotgun sequence genome, one interval contains:
- the LOC142666269 gene encoding keratin, type I cytoskeletal 17-like, with product MQQDINFSSEEDTLRFNQNQQYTIINMSHSQHKQTHSLSGHFKSSLHLSGHPLKLPSHIPSIHHGSSHFGGYHKVRHMPHNAHSGPMKPIVFSKHSCFSHGSSYGSGHGSDNLESHFSSIGSHGGWKNEGFMNVNEKETMQLLNDRLATYLEKVRSLEQENTHLEKNICEWYEKTAHASLPDFQHYHKTIEELQNKISVASVENARIVLQIDNARLAADDFKNKCEMEVRLRNFVETDLHGLRKVLEGLNIERADLEMQLQSLQDELLQMKKHQEEDITALRNQLGARINVQVDAAPSVDLNRVLSKIREQYENLMDRNLKEVESIFNARSEELNRQVTSGSEQLKSVQTEVIDLKRCLQTLEIELQSQLSMKSALECSLAETEAAFSSQLSHLQSLIDNVEDELTKIRSELERQIHEYKILMDQTTYLEMEITTYKRLIEEQDIHIPEHRHHDKIGKEISLSLSKHNISSHESDHGKSQQTKEHGHQAK from the exons ATGCAACAAGACATCAACTTCTCTTCCGAAGAAGATACATTGAGATTTAATCAAAATCAACAGTATACCATTATCAACATGAGCCACAGCCAGCACAAGCAGACCCATTCTCTTTCTGGACACTTCAAGTCAAGCCTTCATCTTAGCGGTCACCCTCTCAAGCTTCCCAGTCATATCCCATCAATTCATCATGGAAGTTCCCATTTTGGAGGATACCATAAGGTTCGCCACATGCCTCATAATGCTCACAGTGGACCAATGAAGCCAATTGTCTTTTCCAAACATTCTTGTTTCAGTCATGGAAGCAGCTATGGAAGTGGACACGGTAGCGATAATCTTGAAAGCCACTTTAGCAGCATTGGGAGCCATGGTGGTTGGAAGAATGAGGGCTTCATGAATGTCAATGAAAAGGAAACAATGCAACTTCTGAATGATCGTCTTGCTACTTATCTTGAGAAGGTCCGTTCTCTGGAGCAAGAAAATACCCATTTAGAGAAGAACATCTGTGAGTGGTATGAGAAAACTGCTCATGCATCACTACCTGATTTCCAGCATTACCACAAGACCATTGAAGAACTCCAAAATAAG ATCTCGGTAGCGTCTGTTGAAAATGCCAGGATTGTCCTTCAAATAGATAATGCAAGACTAGCTGCTGATGACTTCAAAAACAA ATGTGAGATGGAAGTTAGACTGAGAAATTTTGTTGAGACTGACTTACATGGATTGCGCAAAGTTCTTGAAGGTCTAAACATCGAAAGGGCAGATCTGGAGATGCAACTGCAAAGTTTGCAGGATGAATTGCTTCAGATGAAGAAGCATCAAGAAGAG GACATTACTGCTCTCCGCAATCAGCTGGGTGCCAGGATCAATGTGCAAGTGGATGCTGCACCATCTGTGGATCTCAACAGGGTCTTGTCCAAAATTCGAGAGCAATATGAAAACTTGATGGACAGGAACCTCAAGGAGGTTGAGAGCATTTTCAATGCAAGG AGTGAGGAGCTGAACCGCCAGGTGACTTCTGGTTCCGAACAACTGAAGTCAGTGCAAACTGAAGTTATTGACCTAAAGCGATGCCTGCAGACCCTGGAGATTGAACTACAAAGCCAGCTAAGCATG AAATCAGCTCTTGAGTGCTCCTTGGCAGAAACCGAAGCAGCATTTAGTTCCCAACTTTCCCATCTACAAAGCCTAATTGACAATGTAGAGGATGAGCTCACGAAGATCCGTTCAGAACTAGAGCGTCAGATACATGAGTACAAGATTCTTATGGACCAAACCACCTATCTGGAGATGGAGATCACTACATATAAAAGACTGATTGAAGAACAGGACATCCA cattccagAGCATCGCCATCATGACAAGATCGGCAAAGAGA TATCCCTCAGTCTTTCAAAACATAATATCAGTTCCCATGAATCTGACCATGGAAAAAGCCAACAAACCAAGGAACATGGTCACCAAGCCAAGTGA